The Homo sapiens chromosome 4, GRCh38.p14 Primary Assembly genome contains the following window.
GAGGGCCCGACTTGCTTGGAGCCACACTGTAAGTTAGTGATAGCTGCTGAGATTGGGATATAGACTTTAGAATTTCCAGTCCAGAGTATATCCGCTTTACTTGTAGAAGTGGCTTTTATGGTCAGTGAACTCAAAAGCAAAATTTACCAGGCATTACATACAGCGAGGACGATTGGAAAGAGAATGCAATTGCAGAATCAACTGCCTCCTTTATCAGGCACTACTGCACCCTCTGCACAAAAGCCCTCTTGGTTGGGAAGGCATGCCCTCCCCAAAGACACCAGGAAAGAACTGGCATCAAGGAACAATGCCATTCaagtgtattcattcattcactcatctacTTATTCCctgaaatgtttattgagcacatgTTATGTTCTGTGAACAATGCTAAGTGCTGAATAATGTGTAATTGTCTGACTTCTCTTCTTAGGCAAGAAGGAGGATCTGAAATTCCACCCGGGCTGGGTTTCCAAGACCTGACGTGCGTCTTGGAATTGTGGGGCTGGCCCTGGGCTTGTGGGATCAGGTTTAGGAAACCAGGAGGCTGTGTTATACTTGAGCGGGGCCAGGAAGCCAGAGAAGTCAGAAACATCCAATTcaaagaggcagagggaggggagtGCCATGCTTGGAGCTGAGAGCCAGCCACGGGGAGTCGGCAGATGTAACATGGGTTCAGGTGGCCCAGAAAGTCTCCCAGAGGTCCCCAGAGAGGCCCTGTGAGAGAGCAGATGGATGGGAGGGCAGGGCCAAGGGAGCCACGTGGCTTTGATAACACTTATCACTGCTAAGGAGTGAACTGGATACTTTGGTATGGATTAGACACGTGGTGATGGTTTTTGACTGTTCTCCTTAAAGGGAATGAGGGCAGGAGTCACCAAGCTGAGGGATACCATAGACCACAGGCTCCCAGCCCTCTTCTATCGGTGGCTTCACATCATTCACAGGTGCAACACCCTCCCATTGGTGACATCTTCTGAGACAGGAATAATACAGGGTTGTCTTAGGAGGATagaaaattccaggcagcagTTTCCCATGACTAGCAAAAGGAAACTGTTGAAACAGCCATAGAGGCTACAGGCTGATAAGATCCTGAAAACCGGGGTGTGGACCAAGCTGGCTAAGACTGCCTGCATCCAACATGGTGCTGGATCTGACTAGATTTCACCTGGGACCTCATTATTCACTCATTAACATACTAAACACacacccaccagtgccatgaccgTTCTGAGACCACCcatatttggtgtaaaaatggGTGGCATCACAGCTGTGAGAGATTGCCACCTTTTTTCCAGGAATCTTCATGAATATTCCAccccttggccaggtgcggtggctcacacctgtaatctcagcactttgggaggctgaggagggcagatcacctgaggtcaggagttcgagaccagcctggccaacatggtgaaaccccgtctcaactaaaaatacaaaaattagctgggtgtggtggcggatgcctgtagttccagctacttgggaggctgaggcaggagaaccgcttgaccccaggaggcggaggttgcagtgagccaagatagcaccattgcactccagcctgggctacgagAATGAAActacatgtcaaaaaaaaaaaaaaaaaaaaaaaaagaagaaaaagaaaaaggaaagaaagaaacccatAGAGTAGATGTAGCAGCCCCAAACTCCACTGTGTGTCTCTCTCTTGAGTATACCCAcaccccccttttcttttctttttttttgagacagagtctcgctctttcgcccaggccagattgcagtggcgctatcttggctcactgcaaactctgcctcccgggttcatgccattctcctgcctcagcctcccgagtagctgggattacaggcgcccgccaccgcgcccggctaattttttgtattttgagtagagacggggtttcaccgtgttagccaagatggtctcgatctcctgacctcatgatccacctgcctcggcctcccaaagtgctgggattacaggcgtgagccactgcgcccagcccccctTTTCTTGAGTGTGTACTTTTCCCTTTGCAATAAATACTTTCACTATTTTCTGACTTGTCCTTGAATTCATTCTTGTGATGGTGTCAACAGCCTTGACACAAACTGGGTTCCAGGCCCCACCGGCATTTGGGGACTTCCTCCAGCCCACCGGCATCACTTTGATTACATTCAccctctccccacacacacatcaaggaggaaagaaaaggggaggCAGCAAATGTTCACACCTAGAATCTTGGATGGGGATACACCAGAGTTGGAAAAAGTCTTCTAGAAATTCTGCTGCCATGCCCCTCCACCTCCGCAAGAATGTGCCTTTCCTTGTTGGGAATCACAGCTGTGGACAGAAAGAGAGGGCGCCGGAAGCGCAGGTGCACAGTGGAAGTCAGTAACAGCGTTTATTGAACACACAAAGTGCGGAGTACGGGGCAAAACACTGGAAGGAAATACAGTGGAGGTTCGACAGTTGTTGTCAGCCTCATGAAGGTTACATTTGATTTGAATGGTGAGAACGCCGGTTAAGCATACACAGACGTGTGTAAACAagccacagaaatacacacatgcTTCGTCACTACTACACGCTTATGATATGAGATTTCCACAGGAACTGGGGTACAGGAAGCCACTGAGACACGCAGCTTAATTGAAGAGCAAAGATACCAAGTCTCCATCCCAGGGTTCAAGTTCTACCTGGCTACTCTGGGGATGAGTGGGAGCTACCAGAAGACACTAGAAAATACCAGAGAATGATGATGAATGTGTTTTCTTAGCTCTATTAGCCACCGTATTTCAAACTCAAATTAGCATTCTACTTTAGCATGATATAAAGGCAGTTAACAAAGTACTGACAAAATAGaattatgtcaatttttaaaaaaagtaaaatcagacCGTCTTAAGGACAAAGATTCTAGAAGTtaatgccttttaaaattctttttaaaacaagctTCCATACATGAAAGACTTTCCAATAAATTTAGTGAATAGAGGCATTTTACCACTCTGTATCTgggaaattgtttttatttttatgtgcttttaaaaattttgtaactttttttatgtgctttaaaaatattttaaagtagggttgccagataaaatacaggatgtaTTTTAGTGCATGACATGTGGTCATCCTAAAAGCTATTCATTGCTGACCTGAAGTTAGAATTTAGCAGCTATTTTTAGGTTAACAGGCCTTTGGAACTTCCAGAGCTTCCCAATAATGGGGGGCCtaatttatcttcatttataTGCTAACACTGCTAGAAAGAAGGACTTATTCTTCTGGCAGGAAAATTGTAGATAATGTAGGGCTTACTCAAATATTGGAGAGATTTTCATTTCTCACACCCTTTATTGTCACCATTTTAGCAGTGCGTGTTTGAGTCAGTTGAATTTTTTACCTTGAAATCTTTGACTGAGGTGGCTAGTGACAGATAGTAAAATTAGATTGCAGTCTGAGGAACAATCTGGCTTGAAATGTCCCCTGCACTAGTCACACACTCAATAATTTCTTCTGTTAGCAGGTGACAATCCCCCCCTCCAAAAATGTGACACTCACATCTTGTCCCATTACATATCTGTTATGCTATTCATCATCACTTCTTGtcactctctttccttttcccctttccaCATTGAATTTTTTGGAGAATTGAAATCCTTGTGTGCCACACAGAACATCAGGCCTGGATCAATGGATGGCCATAACCCCatggaaacaagaaaaagcaaagctCACTTCCCTGATGCCTAGAGGCATGAAACTATGAAcggtggttttgtttgtttgtttgtttcctgtttgcTTCCCACACTAGCAGGCAAACTTGCTTTTGTCAAATATGTTCACGTTAATGTGTGTAAGCAGACAGGACAGTGTTGCTctaaaaaaagtgagaaagaagtCTTGGTAGACTGAACTGATACACACTATTCTAGAACTGCACTTCCTGGTGTCTGAATGTACAGCTTGTATCTTATTTGAGATTTCTAAATTAGAGGAGAGATATTTCAACACTAATTCTGCTAATAAATGAAGTTCGCATGAAACTTTGTCATGAaggaatgtaaaattataatactaGCTGAATTCCTATAACTAttcctataaaaaaaaataactattcttTTTTCTAAAGAACACCAAagagtatatttatatgtaaagaacataatttatgttttgtttacACGTATACATAAAATTAGCAAATTATTAGCAAGCATATAGATTGCATTTAAAGGCATGGACAGCTTTGACATTCAAAAGCTATTTGTTAACTGAGTCCAAGTATGCCGGTTTTAATTCTGGGCCTGATTATACGTGTTTCTACCTTTGGCCAGGTAGATGTAACTTACAATGCTCCTTTGTTCCCGGAGATCTTTTCTGGGAAGACAGAAATATAGATGAATATGAGAAATTGAGTTGAGGCAAAGAAGTCATGAGGTTTAATATCACCatataaaggagaaattaagtaatatatatcattaaaatagaaaaaatattcccATGCACCTTCTGCCACTTAACATTCCTTAAAGTAAGATAGCATTCCATCCAGCTATTTGCCTTGTACTCTTTTCTCTTTAGAAATGCTAAattcaaggctgggtgtggtgggtcttgcctataatcccagcactttgggaggccaaggtgggaggatcacttgagcccaggagtttgagaccagcctgggcaacatagtgaaaccccatctttacaaaacaaactacaaacaaacaaacagctagccagatggtagcacatgcctgtaatcccagctactatggaggctgaggtgggaggatcacctgagcccaggaggcagagtttgcaataagctgagatggcaccactgcatttcagcctgggtgacagagccagacccagtctcaaaaaaaaaaaaaaaaaaaaaaaaaaaaagaaaagaaaagaagtaagtaTTAAGTTCAAACTTCCATCTTTCAGACATTGCTTATGCTATTCTGATGACAACTAGCTTATGACTCCGAATGTTCTTGGCCAACCTGAAGATGAAGAAATCAGGCTGCTGTCGTACCCAGGACAAAATGGCCAGAGAGGgtttgcttcctgttcccttTGTGGTCACAATGAGGTGGAAGGCTACAGCGGATACATGATAGGGTGATGGGCTCCCTGCAGGCAGAGCAACCGCCACAATTCTGCATGAGCAGAAAAAGCAGAGCATGGAAATGTGTCACAGGAGGAGTGAGAGCCCACCTTGGATGTTCTAGAAGGTTTGAAAGCTCAGTAGGCCCCACATCTCCGTTTTGAACATGTGCTGGCAACTCCATTTGCAGTATGAGCCCTGCTGGACTCCCGTCCCTGGCCTGCTGAGGATTTTCTGATGGTGAGTGTTACTTAACATATCCTGCTTTGAACTGCCTAGAAACCAATCATGGCCCCACTggagcagtgctctggaatccagATGAAGGATGAAAAGCAGACCTTGAAGAGTTCCCACTGGAGATGGAGCCTTCCTTCTCCATCAGCTCTGCTCCTTCTCTTCCTGATCTCTTCTTCCGttctttcttctctgcctcctccctgccttccttctgcGGTGGAGGGTCAGGGGACATCTCACTGGGGTGGCACCGAGGCACTCATATGGCTGTACGAGAACCTGGACAGAGAGGCTCCTGTGGTCccgccttcctcctcctcccccacctctcccctcGCCCCTGGGGGACCAGGATTGGGGCAGCAGGGGAAGGTGGCCATGAAGCCGAGGCGGAAGCGTTTGTTCATGAAGCAGTAGATGATGGGGTTGACGCAGGAGGAGGTGTAGGACAGGAGGAGGATGAAGGAAATGGGGGTTCCTGAGAGGCGGCGCTCTGCGGAGGCGGTGTCGTAGGCCCGCCAGGCGTTGGCGCTGAAGATGGGCATCCAGCACAGGAAGAAGAGGACCACGATGACGATGAGCATGCGGATCACCCTTTTCTTGGCCATCAGGTTGGCTGCGGAGCTGTTACTCCGGATGCGGTtggccctgctgctgctgccggtGGACAGCTGCCGGAGCTCCAGCTTCCTCGGGGGCCTGGTCTTTTGCAGGTAACACCCATCGCTGTCCTCATATTTGCCGCTGCTGGTGGTGCTAGGTTTCCTTTCTGGGTGGGCAAGAGACATCACTCATTGCTGGGGATGGGTCATGCCCGGTAGAAGGCATGGAGCCCCCACTCCCCTCCATCAAGAAGTCCAAACCAAACAGGAACTGAGAAATGGCAGACAACCTGGCCTTACACTGATATGGGTAAGCATTGATCTATACTAGTTCTTCCCTTCAATGAAATGCtgcttaaaatgaataaaatatataataaaaacaacatcTTATGGATGTaggttacaagaaaaaaattattaaagaatgaATATTCAcactcttctcctttccttcattAGCTCCCCAGAGGGAAGGTTCCTGCTTGCTGGGTAAGATTCCAGATTGCTTTTATGATGAGGAATCTGGATAAGAAGAAAAAATCCCATGAAAACCAAAGAAGCTAGAGAGACTCAGTTATCTGTGTAGTAGACAGCTGAGTTAGGGCATGGAGTGAGAAGGGAAAAGCTATGTCAACAAGGGTGTCAAGGTCAATTTTCATGGACAGTGGATTGTAATGAATGGAGAAGGAATGAGGCTTTGTGGCCACTGCAGggtgaaaataaaaaggagagaggatgaggaggagacAACAAAAAGCCGGCTGTGGGTTAGGAATCAAATCCCCTCCAGTACCTTTGGAGAGACACAAAACAGGCTGGAATTACAAGTAGCTCTGGTTATGGAAAGGGGTCTGTTTGAATACAGCACTACAGAACAGCTGGCACAGAAAAGGCCTTGGCTTGTTATTGGGTTATATGTGGGTTACTTTATTCCACTCAGAATGCTTTTGAAAGGAAtgatttccccattttacagataagaaaatgaaatactgggCCCGTGACTGTGCTTCTTGACACAGAATCTCATAAGAATACTTAAAAGCTTTTCCAACAAACTTTACGTACACTCTGGGTATATCTATTTAAATGATAGAAAACAAGCTTTTGTGCTCATTTGGCATAAACACACAGCTACAAGATAGTTACCTTTAGCAGACTTCTTCTGGCTAGCCTCAAATTTTATTCCCTGGTAGAGTTCCAAAGAGATTAATCCATATGCCACCATCATCACAATTCCAGGAATAAGAAAGAGGATGAGTAACAGGAATGTGTGCCTAATGAAATCAAAAGAAATCCAATAACCAGCAACTTTAGACCTTCAAACTCAAATGGGAAGGAATGAATAgggtttatgtttatttttactggCCTGAGCAAACACATTAATTACTAGTATTTAATATCCTTGGCAACTTCATGTCTGGAGATTCAGTCATTATAAGttgtttacttcttttctttttttagatgaagtctctgATGAAGGACTAGTTTAATTGGAAAAGTTTGGCGTAATTCTGTGCTTGAAAGAAGTCTATGTATGAAAAAGAAtgtaagctttaaaaaataagagtatgTGAATAgcatttcaataaagctgttttaaaaacccttaaaaattACTTACATACATCGAGGATTTCTATGTGCTACATATaggctaagcattttacatacatCACTACATTTAACTCTCATAATAACCATTGAGGTAGGTGCTATTGTCTTAATACCTACAgcagagaggaggaaactgagacttaaagagattaaataatttgtccaaagtcacacagctggtagcaGAGGTGGAATTTGAACCCCCAAAATATGATTCCAGAACCTAGAAGCTATGCTTTTAAGCATCACGGTATACCATTTGCCAAACAACAGAGTAATCAAATGCTTAGGTGGGGACAATGGAAAACCTTCTGGGTCTTACAAAACATGCCATTCTGGCTGTTTCCAACCCATAAGCAGCTCAAACATTTACGTGGGCGTCCATTCTCCATGACCCTGTGAGGCTAGCATAGTGGCATCATCATTCTAGTGCCTGGTTGGGTAGAGCTATGCTTTTTCTAAACATCTTTGATTACTGAAGAATCACAGCCTCCTTCTTTATGAGTCTGGCCCCTAAATCACTTCTGCAGTCTGGCATGTGTGAGGTTACACGATTAGGCCATAAAATTGTCAGAGGCTCATGGTGGCTGGGCCATTTCTCACTTCAATTTGACATGTTTTGATAAGATTCCTTTTCAAGCCTTGGAAATATTCCTCTCATTTGCAACGtaattcctttgtgtgtgtgctacttggttgaaatgaaaggaggaaagcaaaaaaagcagagaTGATCTCAGTTTGGGGCTGTTACTCAATGTCTAGTTCCCTGCTTCTAAAACATCCCTGCAATTGGTAAATATAATACCCTGCAATTTGTGTAGCCTTTTTTATAATGACATTTTTATGAACATACTCTCCTTGGTATCTTACAGCCACCCAATgaggtagatttttaaaatatccacatTGTTAACTCCTTATAGAGATAAGGAACCTGACGTTCAGAGAGCTTATGTGAATTTGCCTAAGGTGTGCAGTTAGTAAGCAAAGGAACCAGTATTAGAAACTTGCGTTTTTATTTCTGGTAAAATGCTCTGGGTAAGTACCGGAGCTGCTGCAGCTCTAAGAAAAACCATGTGGGATTTGGGACTCATTCCCTGCTCTGTCTTAATTCTTTAGAAAATCattgccagctgcagtggctcatgcctgtaattccagcactttgggaggccaaggcgggaggatcacttgagcctaagaattcaagaccagcctaggcaatatagtgagacccaatctctattttaaagtaaagattttattaaataaaagaaggccgggcgcggtggctcatgcctgtaatcccagtactttgggaggtcgaggcgggtggataacctgaggtcaggagttcgaaaccagcctgaccaacatggagaaaccccacctctaataaaaatgcaaaaaaattagccgggcatggtggtgcatgcctgtaatcccagctactcaggaggctgaggcaggagaattgcttgaacccgggaggtcgaggttgtggtgagccgaggtcacaccattgcactccagcctgggcaacaagagcaaaattccgtctcaaaaaaaaaaaaaaagaaagaaaaagaaagaaaatcatagcTCTACAATTAATCAGCCTAACCCTCCACTACAGCATTTAGAAGCATACTGCATAATGATTAAGCACAGAGCCTCTGCCTCTTCCTTAAGTTTGTGAATTGGGAAACTTAACCTttccaagtctcagtttcctcaacagCAAAACggacacaataataataatacctatcttaGAGTGTTTTCAGAGGATTGATTGAATGAATATATGCATGGCATTTAAAACAGAGCTCGCCAGCTAAGTGTTTGCTATCGTGATTATCCTAGAACGAGGCTAGAAAGACCTTCTCAAAACGTCTCCAGGAAACTGATCCCCCAACCACTCTGGGCAAGGCATCTCAGTTTTTCATGATATTGCAAAATTACATcaagctgtatttttaaaaataaacaatgcaaCCTTACCAGGACTGCTGCATAACATCATTTGGCAGTAGAAAGCGGCACATATTCGCGGTCTGGTTGTTATTTTTGGTAAAAGGCACCAAGTTGCTATAAATGGGGTACGGAGTCATGATGGTAAAGGAAAGGCACCAGGTAGCAGCAATCACCTTCAAAGCATGGGATTTTGTCTGCCAGACCCGGGACTGTAAGGGTTTGCAAATCGCACCATATCTCTCTAGAGATATGGCTACCAGATTAAAGGTAGATACACTCACAGAGGTGCCTGGGAAAGGAACAAAGAAGCCGGTTATGTTGACTCTGAAATCCAAAGTTTATTTGCACATTAGCTTGAATATATCTGATCTGCACAGGTTTGATATCAAAGGAAAACGCTTGGAAGGTAAAGAAatattgtgtatgtatatttttaaaagatgatttattCTCAGCTTTGTTCCAGAAAGGGTTTAAGGCAGTTAAAGAAATGGCTTTGTAAATATATCTCATTGCCAATTTTTAATAAGTTTATTGAGCTTTGATTATCACCTAACACCTGCTTAGGCTCAAGGTGCTCATTAATTAATAACCAAGGGGATGAAATTCATTCTTGCCCCCACAGAAGAGGTTTCTCTAAAATCTGAAGAAAAGCTGTAATTTTGAGTATCGTCTGCatagttaaaatgatttttaaaacccgAGATTCTCAAGGGCTCTGTGACCCTGAAAGGTCACTGTGATGTGAGCCGGAGGCATGAAggttttttctaaaaattttgagTACATACTGTTCTTAATAGTGAAACAATCTATATTTCAAAATGCAGCTTGTTGAAAAAATAAGTAGTAAAAAAGACGAGGGAAAATGCCCCATACAGTAACTAAAGGTTTCTCTGGGTTGGGGACTAAAGTCTCTTgtcttattgtttttgtttttctgtattttgtagaATGAGCAAGCATCACCATTACAGTGAGGAAGATATTAAATGCACCTCATTTAAAATCATGtatttcttggctgggtgcagtggctgatgcctgtaataccaacgctttgggagtccgaggcaggcagatcacttgaggtcaggagcttgagaccagcctggccaacatggtgaaaccccatctctactacaaatacaaaaattaaccaggcatggctgcacgtgcctgtaatcccaggtacttggaaggctgaggcagaagaatcgctggaatctgggaggccaaggttgtagtgagccaagatcgcaccactgcaccccagcctgggcgacagagcggcactccatctcaaaaataaaataaaataaatcatgtaCTTCTTGGTCTTAGATggcctatggaaaaaaaattaaaataaaaaatgaacaaaatcatgtGCTTCGGCATTGCCCAAAAAGCTTAACTtccattatttttgtatttgtatatgcATACTTATTAAAATGTCCTATTATTCCCTTAAAATTCCCTGTAGAGTCCTTCTGCTATAAATTCTGTCAATTCTTCTGAATATCTCTTACCAAGATTTCTTAAACCTCAGAATTAATATAAATTTGGGAGCAGAGGTCCTGAAACTGGGGTCCTTAGATTCTCCTTATTCTTATGGATATAAACTAATTCTCTGAAACTATAtccaaaaatgtcatttttctagGGAGCCTAGCTCTAGCTTTCCTTAGAGTCTTAAAAAAGTCTATGACCCCCAAACCATTAACTAAAAACTCATGTTCTGGGGATAGGATTTGCTGTGTTTTACTGGATTTTACTCTAAAGAGTTGATGACATTTAGAGTGAAGAGTACGGCCCAAAAATCTCTAAGACTCAGTTCTGCATAATGGATCATCAATAACTATAAACTCACTGGCAGGcaagcattctttttctttttgctacaaATTAGGAGCTAATGAATGTTAATTATTAGTATTGAGGAGACTGCAAAATTAAGAGAAGAGCCTAAATTATTGGAATTAAAAATCCAACAAAATTATTATGGTATTGCAAATACTTTCAGAATGATGTTGCTTTTCTTTTgcccaataaaatattttttatgcagttgaaatttacataacataaaattaacctcaTTTCAAACTGAACAACTCTGTGGCACTCACAATGTTTTGCCACCATGAAAACACTCATTTAAAATCTCGGTTCACATTCTCTGGTTAAGGTTCCCAAATAGTATTACCATAAGATATATATGGA
Protein-coding sequences here:
- the CCKAR gene encoding cholecystokinin receptor type A is translated as MDVVDSLLVNGSNITPPCELGLENETLFCLDQPRPSKEWQPAVQILLYSLIFLLSVLGNTLVITVLIRNKRMRTVTNIFLLSLAVSDLMLCLFCMPFNLIPNLLKDFIFGSAVCKTTTYFMGTSVSVSTFNLVAISLERYGAICKPLQSRVWQTKSHALKVIAATWCLSFTIMTPYPIYSNLVPFTKNNNQTANMCRFLLPNDVMQQSWHTFLLLILFLIPGIVMMVAYGLISLELYQGIKFEASQKKSAKERKPSTTSSGKYEDSDGCYLQKTRPPRKLELRQLSTGSSSRANRIRSNSSAANLMAKKRVIRMLIVIVVLFFLCWMPIFSANAWRAYDTASAERRLSGTPISFILLLSYTSSCVNPIIYCFMNKRFRLGFMATFPCCPNPGPPGARGEVGEEEEGGTTGASLSRFSYSHMSASVPPQ